A genome region from Brevibacillus laterosporus includes the following:
- a CDS encoding RepB family plasmid replication initiator protein — protein sequence MSDVHTNDLVTKSNRFIEANYKLGAQEQKVILLLASKIQPSDDDFKPYTFSIKEFAKLINVKGEYLYSDLRKITLNLLSKPFEIFINDTLIQTNWLMEASYRDGTVSLKFNSFLKPYLLQLKREFTSYRLSNIVTLKSAYSIRLYELLKQYETIGTRSFDLATIRKVLGVEDIYPVYANFKNRVIIPAQKELAKKTDISFEFTEEKAGRKVNKLVFKIFPNHQENRPTSTRRKSANNSPKSKSDPSQQSASQLPTFIDHVTDLCREYGFDMDVVTIKSWEPYGIDQVSKVLKEVYDERDNIIFLTPEIRMRLSASKKETKASKKEKTTDSKKIKASKKAKATDSKQIEKLIDAAIEETLKAFMRSTEVVSKGVVKGFFIDYVQEKIEMTYEDANKIFKQYEEALMTKIRENTGIKNVSKRTRY from the coding sequence ATGTCCGATGTACATACTAATGATTTGGTTACGAAATCGAATAGATTTATTGAAGCTAATTATAAGCTTGGGGCCCAGGAACAAAAAGTAATTCTCTTATTGGCTAGTAAAATTCAGCCAAGCGATGATGATTTCAAGCCTTACACGTTTTCAATAAAGGAGTTTGCTAAACTTATTAATGTTAAAGGTGAATACTTGTATTCTGACCTTAGAAAGATTACTTTAAACCTGTTAAGTAAGCCTTTTGAAATTTTTATCAATGATACACTTATTCAAACAAATTGGCTTATGGAAGCATCTTATAGGGATGGAACCGTCTCTTTAAAATTCAATTCTTTTTTAAAGCCGTACCTTTTACAATTAAAAAGAGAATTTACGAGTTACCGGTTGAGTAATATCGTGACTTTAAAGAGCGCATATTCAATAAGATTGTATGAGTTATTAAAACAATATGAGACAATTGGTACCCGTTCTTTTGATTTAGCTACTATAAGAAAAGTGCTCGGTGTAGAAGATATATATCCAGTATATGCAAATTTTAAAAATCGAGTCATTATTCCTGCACAAAAAGAATTGGCTAAAAAAACGGATATTTCATTTGAATTTACAGAAGAAAAGGCTGGGAGAAAGGTCAATAAACTGGTATTTAAAATTTTTCCAAACCATCAAGAGAATAGACCAACTAGTACGAGAAGGAAATCAGCAAATAATAGTCCAAAAAGCAAATCAGATCCATCTCAACAATCAGCTTCTCAGCTCCCAACATTCATAGACCATGTTACTGATCTTTGCAGAGAATATGGTTTTGATATGGACGTGGTTACAATTAAGAGTTGGGAACCTTATGGAATAGACCAGGTAAGTAAGGTATTAAAGGAAGTGTATGATGAGAGAGATAATATTATTTTCTTAACACCTGAGATAAGAATGAGATTATCGGCTTCTAAAAAGGAAACTAAAGCATCAAAGAAAGAAAAGACCACTGATTCAAAGAAAATTAAAGCATCAAAGAAAGCAAAAGCTACTGATTCAAAGCAGATTGAAAAACTAATAGATGCTGCTATTGAAGAAACTCTCAAAGCATTTATGAGATCTACTGAGGTTGTATCTAAAGGAGTTGTTAAAGGGTTTTTTATTGATTATGTTCAAGAAAAGATTGAAATGACATATGAAGATGCTAATAAGATATTTAAGCAGTATGAAGAAGCACTAATGACAAAAATAAGAGAGAATACAGGAATAAAAAACGTATCCAAACGAACTAGGTATTAA